The DNA window gatgaacagTCCGCCAAGACCAAACCTCAAAACCCGAACTCACCTGAAGTCCAGCGGCTGCGGACTTTCAACCGCTTGTCGAAGGAACCTGCAGGAACACCATCACATCAACCTGGGAGCACATTACAGGaagtgtcaaaataaaagcacgctACCTTGCGTGCCGCAGCTGGCCATGCACTCCTCCGCGCTCTGGTAGCGGTTCCCGTTGCCACTGCAGCCCCCGTAAATGAACGGCTGGCAGCTGGCGGTGGCCGGGTCGTAGTAGAAGGCTGGGAAGGCGGCACGGCAGTGACCCGTGGCAGGAGGAGACACACAATCTTTGgagaacacaaaacacgtttagTTGTACAATTTCATCTTCAAAGTCACTGAAGTCATAGATTTACCAGCCTCAGGCACACGGGATGGAAGACGCCTCCTGGTGGACGGCAGCACGGACACTGCGGACAAGACGGACAAGTTACGACGTTGCCGTGACGGCACGGCGTGGCGAGCGGCTCGCCGTCTGACCTTGACAAGCGTCCACGCAGCTCTGCCGCGTCATGTAGTTGTTCTTGTTGCCTCGGCAGCCGCCGTAGATGAACGTCATGCACTCGCCCGCCTCGTGGTTGTAGTACCAGTGCTGGAAGGCCGCGCGGCAAGGCCCCACTTCTGGCAACGCCTCGCAGCGCTCTGATTGGCCCAcagccagcacacacacacacacacacaagctagcTTTACCAAATAAACTAGCCACTGCTTTCAGAAATACAACTACACAACACACTGGTAAaggttccacttcctgttttgatgtaacaaaataaaacattgaacGTACCGGAATATACCTCAGCAGTTACAGctagaagagagagagagagagagagagagagatgtgtcacatgacacccaACACCTTCCATGCTATATTTCCTGACCTCATTCTCACACACGTTAAACATCAACACCTTATCTTGGCTATGGCTAActttccatccatcaatcattcATGACGTTTAAATGACCAAACAACAGCATCCGCATCCCTCGGCTGTCTTACCTTTTTCATCAGCAGCAAGGTCAGCGTAAGGTACAGCTGCTACACATACAAAACAAGTGTTAGCAGGAAACTAGATTCATTTTGCTACAGAGCTGTTACATTTAGGTTTGCTGGGAAGTTGGAAATATTCCAACGACACATGGCGGTCCGATTTATTAagtctatattgggtaacaggagtagGAAGGTGACCATCCTGGCTTCTGTTCAAGGTTTTTCTCCCAGAGGGACTCCGTCACAAAGGGTTAGCTTATGTAAGGTTATGGAAGTTGGTTCTCTGGTTTCATGTATTAAGTGCCATGAGATAACGTCTGTTGAGATttggtgctatataaataaagtgagttgactataggggtgttatttcatgccgggcggtctctaataatgtttaaataaaaacaaggccaaatattttctatgctctaaaatTCCATTGGCGGAAATTCGCTCCTGGCAGTCAGGTCTTGAACCTGTTAACACCAATAAGGAGGAATTACTGTATCCTAAACTCCACTAGTTGGTGTTGAATGGGTATTTCtatgttatttatttctatttgtgtAAAAGGTGTAGGATTAAATTTACTGGGGTTCTTCCTACTTGTTTGGGGAATTTTATACAATAAACTTACAGTACACAAGTAGTGCTAACAAACTTATACTTATACAAATACAcagtcaagttttttttaacttcttatGTATTGGATGTTGCCCTAATCGTATATCTGCAACGCAGATTTTCCACCCAACAGAAACATGGACTATTCCATTTGAAATGTgtgggagagtggttagcatcatcTAGCGTACTTCCAAAGGGTAGGATGAGAAATATTTACTTGTCGTGTTCAAGGGTTGAGCCCTTCTCGGCGATTTCTTCGACTCAACTGAAAGGACAGAAACCAAGAACACttttagtttttcattttccatGAGACCACCCCTCCCACCTCCCACCACACCCCAGTTGAGAGGCAGAccggtgagggtgagggtggcCGCCCCTCCCCCTGCTGAAACATGAGgctctgtggcgcaatggataGCGCATTGGACTTCTAGCGACTGTGGAGGACAttcaaaggttgtgggttcgagtcccaCCAGAGTCGACTTTTATAAACATGAAACAGGTGTGATCGTGTAGAACACACACTTTTTCTACATGccgaaaaatgaaaggatggaaaACAACATATGTTGATATGCTAACAAATTATATTTACTTCAAGAAAATAACTGCATCTGAGCATTGTGAGCATGTATAATTATTAACTTAATGACCTTCTCTTGCaaatttatacttttatatattacccattatactgtttttttccaaatattttacttttttcttaaaataatttcatcaattttctgaatattttgtaaatattatgacCTTTTCCCCactctaattttccaaaaatggcaacttcattttgtcttgtttctcttaatattcaaattaattgattatttccttttaatatttcaaaccgatgctgctaaaatgatattattcctcatgattacaattttttttgtttctatctttttaattattccaactatttttctcttttccaccatcatactgttttgtacattttccaaatatttcaactttcatcttAAATAATCACTTTCAGcagctttatttttgtaatattctgactttatcccTAGAATACCTGTAATGCAACTTGTCCCGTTTATTTTGTCTTGCTAGGTTCTCATATTACATATCATTATTAGAAAAAATCCTCTATTTCAattgtatgctactaaaatgacatttcctcATATGTGttagttcttgtaaaattttgacttatttCAGTACTTTTTCTGTTAAGATTTTGACATAGCTCTTATAAAATTCCagctttttccatttctgcttttgctttttgtaattatgactttattccactaacatTTTGCCTTTCTTCTCATAACATACCACAATATAATTTCcccaaattaaaaatgtatttgttgttttgcttgtttcacATATTAAGATTTAAGAATAAATACTTTGGACACCGCCGGCGTAGAACAAACTTGTAACCTGTGTCTCCACCGCAGGTTGCCTGGCAATCCTCCACGGTGTCAAAGTTGTTGCCGTTCTTCCCGCAGCCGCCATAGATGAACATGCGGCAGGTCTGGTTGGCCACGTCGTAGTAATACCTGGGGAAGTACGCACGACACGCGCCAACCTTCATGGGCTCGTGACACGGGTCTGCAACACCAATCACACAAATTACAGTCAAGGGCTATTTTATACACAACGAAGGCAGCACAAAACATTGCAATCCCGATTTACATGAACGGTGTTTACCCTATatccatttatttgtggcagcccATCTGAATACTCACTAAATATAACGACAGTCTCTAAATTGATATCACTGATCCCAAACTTTGATGATGGGAGAAAGAGAACATGAACACTTAAAAGTCCAGCCGATGTTTTATTTACTGTTTCGTTTCTTATAAAAGCTTTGAGACGCTTGAAAGCAGGTTTAAAAGTCACTATGTTGTCAAAATGGTAACAGTAGCTAAGCCAGTCAACACcattgaatgaatgttaacagctagctagcttgctggCTAACTACAACTAGCATCGTTAGTAGCCGCTCTCTGCTTTACTCTTAACTCTGGTTGGCTCCTTGAGGATCAGGTGACACACAACCTTCATCCAATCACCTTCTTAGTTTGGCCATTTTCCACACTTCTAAAAATAACATGCGCTACATCAAGTTTTTCTTGCTAAATTAGTGTTGCTGTGGCCACTATTGGATGACTATTCTGTCATCCAACAGAACACGAGCACCAAGATTCCCAAGGAGGCGACGTCTCACACCCAAACGATGAACCGGGACCAGGAAGACATCAACTAACTTGCAGGTGTCGATTCCTGAGCTAAACCGGAATGACCGGTGCGACTAGTATAACGCGGGGTGGTTTATTCTCTGGAATGACAAGTACAACCCTGACTGATTGTGTTAggataacaataacaaacatggtggtggggAGGCCAGGGGGTGGTGAAATGAACAACTTCCAGCTGACATCACatgacaagaaaaagtcaataAACTTAATTGATCAATGTGGTGATGACTTCCTTTTGATCGTCACACACCCTTTATGCCCTCCACCGAGGCAGCTATGTTGTTATTCTGGTTATTTCACCAACATTACGTCTTCCCGTCACACTTCCGGAAAGTTTTTTAGATAAGACTTGCTTCATGATAGCAATGATGCTAGCTATGTAATTAGCATTGTtgggccttggtggaggtcttccCGGGTTTTCTTTcagttgtttttaatgtatgaaaaagttagctttgttcaatacatGAAAGTTCATTAAATAAAGCGTTACTTAAACAAGATGAGATAACGATGCTGCTCGCAACGTAATGTTAGCGTTGTTTGGTCTTGGTGGAGGTCTTCCTCACTTTTCTTcagctgtttttaatgtatgataaagttagctttgttcaataaaTAAAGGTCATTCTTTAAAGCATGACTGACGTAAAAAAATGTGATAGCGATGATGCTAGctatgtaatgttagcattgttgggCCTTAGTGGCGGTCTTTCTGACTTAtccttctgttgtttttaatgtatgatAAAGTTAGCTTTGTTTAATTAATAAAGGTAATTATATAAAGCATTACTGACGTAAAAAAGATGTGATAGCGATGATGCTAGctatgtaatgttagcattgttgggCCTTAGTGGCGGTCTTTCTGACTtgtatttctgttgtttttaatgtatgatAAAGTTAGCTTTGTTTAATTAATAAAGTTAATTATATAAAGCATTACTGACGTAAAAAAGATGTGATAGCGATGATGCTAGctatgtaatgttagcattgtttggTCTTGGTGGAGGTCTTCCTCACTTCTTTCATCTTGTTTTTAAAGAGTTACCAGTTATCAGTTACctttgtagaaaaaaataaagaagcaGGGGCTTTAATGAATGGACTGCCTAATCTGCTAACacggcaaaaaataataattattattgttttagcAAGAAATGTTATTAATTCAACGgacaaaatgaaatatttatgacAGGGATGTCCCAACTTTAACCGGCCAGAAAACGTTACCAGAAAAACTGATGGATAAGGGGGCCGCtttgacatatttttacattaaaagatgctaaaactact is part of the Doryrhamphus excisus isolate RoL2022-K1 chromosome 8, RoL_Dexc_1.0, whole genome shotgun sequence genome and encodes:
- the spint2 gene encoding kunitz-type protease inhibitor 2 isoform X1, which produces MTMNQVPLRCLLSAVVVFGLVLACEWELNDPKQEVRITDGVEILGWRLADECRQECCLLPDCDIAMLDLRAEGSEQCLLISCTGGGTDACVFQPSTRYEVVGKKKPSHVEEPSEQPEPNDEQGKINNPCHEPMKVGACRAYFPRYYYDVANQTCRMFIYGGCGKNGNNFDTVEDCQATCGGDTVESKKSPRRAQPLNTTTAVPYADLAADEKAVTAEVYSERCEALPEVGPCRAAFQHWYYNHEAGECMTFIYGGCRGNKNNYMTRQSCVDACQVSVLPSTRRRLPSRVPEADCVSPPATGHCRAAFPAFYYDPATASCQPFIYGGCSGNGNRYQSAEECMASCGTQGSFDKRLKVRSRWTSAFFVLLAVAAICILLAASLVITMLRRRHLSRSASTVSDKEELLPDGRSSRESLNFPENPAANKA
- the spint2 gene encoding kunitz-type protease inhibitor 2 isoform X2, with product MTMNQVPLRCLLSAVVVFGLVLACEWELNDPKQEVRITDGVEILGWRLADECRQECCLLPDCDIAMLDLRAEGSEQCLLISCTGGGTDACVFQPSTRYEVVGKKKPSHVEEPSEQPEPNDEQGKINNPCHEPMKVGACRAYFPRYYYDVANQTCRMFIYGGCGKNGNNFDTVEDCQATCGGDTVESKKSPRRAQPLNTTTVPYADLAADEKAVTAEVYSERCEALPEVGPCRAAFQHWYYNHEAGECMTFIYGGCRGNKNNYMTRQSCVDACQVSVLPSTRRRLPSRVPEADCVSPPATGHCRAAFPAFYYDPATASCQPFIYGGCSGNGNRYQSAEECMASCGTQGSFDKRLKVRSRWTSAFFVLLAVAAICILLAASLVITMLRRRHLSRSASTVSDKEELLPDGRSSRESLNFPENPAANKA